One window from the genome of Melospiza melodia melodia isolate bMelMel2 unplaced genomic scaffold, bMelMel2.pri scaffold_375, whole genome shotgun sequence encodes:
- the LOC134434534 gene encoding LOW QUALITY PROTEIN: NPC1-like intracellular cholesterol transporter 1 (The sequence of the model RefSeq protein was modified relative to this genomic sequence to represent the inferred CDS: inserted 5 bases in 5 codons; deleted 1 base in 1 codon): MPAGAIRVRFGGTKGGRAMGTPLWCPLGGIRVTFGGTGVAERGDDAVVPFGCHLGVVGGPEGGRATGTRSWCPLVTFGRRSCGDTSSVPIRNPSRCRRRATAPSLCPQASPSLTPVHQXGVCAFYGECGRNPEVNSSLVPSKVPCLSNTPAREARGALLSLLRVVCPELAAGDNGTARVCCSYAQLVALRRSVELSGAVLARCPSCARNFANLYCHNICSPDQSLFTNVTRVADSAALPGARAVLEYQLFYRSRYAEAAFASCRDVRMPATGGYAIATMCGRYGAQLCTAQRWLDFQGDKNNGLAPLQIDFQLLPDGSEPGQGIAPLDAPVWGCDRAPDAEQEPCSCQDCPRACPPTVPPADPPPPFRIGRADGVLVICALLFAGLALAFLLAVLCRRAEAEAAPRPRARGCSRRLSEAWQRGLERAFRRWGTLVATWPLAVLAVAVAVAXGLSAGLATLRLTTDPVQLWSAPGSRARQEKEFHDRHFGPFLRTNQVIVTAPGRPGTTAYDSVVLGTKNFSGVLAQDVLLALLELQEELAGTAAWARGRNVTLRDVCYAPLNPAAPGVGDCAVSSVTQYFQNNRSRLALRGWQQDGKVQGAVDWHDHLIYCVNSPLSFKDITALELSCMAEYGGPVFPYIALGGYRESEYTEAEALIVTYSLNNFPAGDPRLEWALSWERQFLSVVRDFQRRHRHNLSVTFMAERSLEDEINRTSGEDIPVFAVSYLLVFAYIALALGEYTAWRRLLVESKVTLALGGIVVVLGAVLAAMGLLALLGLPSSLIIIEVVPFLVLAXGADNIFIFVQELQQSHREPGETREQHLGRVLAQVAPSMLLCSLSETICFLFGALSSMPAVRTFALTAALAIALDFVLQMSGFVALVALDRRRQEAGRFDLCCCCGTGKGGTAGAGRGLLRPFLERCYTPVLLHPLVRPAVVLLFLFLACSGLFLLFHVSVGLDXELALPEDSYLLDYYSAMNRYLAXGVPTYFVTTGGYNFSSENGTNAICSSSGCDANSLTQSIQLATRYPNVSYLAIPATSWLDDFLDWLNPTVRCCRVHLSGQHKGEFCPSTSSDPSCILGQCLKRLRRPTDEEFQRFLPWFLQDRPSLHCPKGGLGAYDTSVSMDDNGTILATRFMAYQRPLRTSQEYTGALRAARALAEYITTTLRAVPGTDPAFRVFPYTVTYVYYEQYLTVVPEGLLTLALCLVPTFAVSFLLLGMDGRSSLATLLTIAMALLGTVGCMALWAVPYNAVALINLVAAVGISVEFVSHITCAFARSRQPTRVARAKEATVTMGSKVVAGVAMTNLPGVVVLAFAKARLVQIFFFRLNLIVTLLGLAHGLVFLPVLLSYVGPALQVPPGEDTPGDTVQGTGLGLANPGFKDTDTDTDRDRDKDKGKDKDKDKDKGKDKDKDKDKDKGKGKDKGKDKDRDKDKGKGKDKEEL, encoded by the exons ATGCCCGCTGGTGCCATCCGGGTGCGGTTTGGAGGAACCAAAGGTggcagagccatggggacacCGCTGTGGTGCCCTTTGGGTGGCATTCGGGTGACATTTGGAGGAACTGGGGTGGCAGAACGTGGGGATGATGCCGTGGTGCCCTTCGGGTGCCATTTGGGTGTCGTTGGAGGACCTGAAGGTGGCAGAGCCACGGGCACACGGTCGTGGTGCCCGCTGGTGACATTTGG GCGCCGGAGCTGTGGCGACACCTCCTCGGTGCCCATCAGGAACCCCTCGAGGTGCCGCCGCCGTGCCACCGCCCCGTCCCTGTGCCCGCAGGCGTCGCCGTCGCTGACCCCGGTGCACC GCGGCGTCTGCGCCTTCTACGGCGAGTGCGGCCGCAACCCCGAGGTGAACTCGTCTCTGGTGCCCTCCAAGGTGCCCTGCCTGTCCAACACGCCGGCGCGGGAGGCGCGGGgcgccctgctgtccctgctgcgcgTGGTGTGCCCCGAGCTGGCCGCGGGCGACAATGGCACCGCGCGGGTTTGCTGCAGCTACGCCCAGCTGGTCGCGCTGCGCCGCAGCGTGGAGCTGTCGGGCGCCGTCCTGGCACGGTGCCCGTCCTGCGCCCGCAACTTCGCCAACCTCTACTGCCACAACATCTGCAGCCCCGACCAGAGCCTGTTCACCAACGTCACCCGCGTGGCCGACTCCGCGGCGCTGCCCGGCGCCCGGGCCGTGCTGGAGTACCAGCTCTTCTACCGCAGCCGCTACGCCGAGGCCGCCTTCGCCTCGTGCCGCGACGTGCGGATGCCCGCCACGGGCGGCTACGCCATCGCCACCATGTGCGGGCGCTACGGTGCCCAGCTGTGCACGGCCCAGCGCTGGCTGGACTTCCAGGGCGACAAGAACAACGGGCTGGCGCCGCTGCAGATCGACTTCCAGCTGCTGCCCGACGGCTCCGAGCCCGGCCAGGGCATCGCCCCGCTGGACGCGCCCGTCTGGGGCTGCGACCGAGCGCCCGACGCCGAGCAGGAGCCGTGCTCGTGCCAGGACTGCCCCCGGGCGTGCCCGCCCACGGTGCCCCCCGCCGACCCTCCGCCGCCGTTCCGCATCGGCCGCGCCGACGGCGTGCTGGTCATCTGCGCGCTGCTCTTCGCCGGCCTGGCCCTGGCCTTCCTGCTGGCCGTGCTGTGCCGCCGGGCCGAGGCCGAGGCGGCGCCGAGGCCGCGTGCCCGCGGGTGCTCGCGGCGGCTCAGCGAGGCCTGGCAGCGCGGCCTGGAGCGGGCGTTCCGCCGCTGGGGCACCCTGGTGGCCACCTGGCCGCTGGCCGTGCTGGCCGTGGCCGTGGCCGTGG GCGGGCTCTCGGCCGGGCTGGCGACCCTGCGGCTCACCACGGACCCCGTGCAGCTCTGGTCGGCGCCGGGCAGCCGCGCCAGGCAGGAGAAGGAGTTCCACGACCGCCACTTCGGGCCCTTCCTGCGCACCAACCAGGTGATCGTGACGGCGCCCGGGCGCCCGGGCACCACCGCCTACGACTCGGTGGTGCTGGGCACCAAGAACTTCAGCGGGGTGCTGGCCCAGGAcgtgctgctggcgctgctggagctgcaggaggagctggcggGCACCGCGGCGTGGGCGCGGGGCAGGAACGTCACCCTGCGGGACGTGTGCTACGCCCCCCTGAACCCCGCGGCGCCCGGCGTGGGCGACTGCGCCGTGTCCAGCGTCACGCAGTACTTCCAGAACAACCGCAGCCGCCTGGCGCTCCGCGGCTGGCAGCAGGATGGCAAAGTGCAGGGCGCCGTCGACTGGCACGACCACCTCATCTACTGCGTCAA CTCCCCGCTCTCCTTCAAGGACATCACGgcgctggagctgagctgcatgGCCGAGTACGGCGGGCCGGTGTTCCCGTACATCGCGCTGGGCGGATACCGCG AGTCCGAGTACACGGAGGCCGAGGCGCTCATCGTCACCTACTCGCTGAACAATTTCCCCGCGGGGGACCCGCGCCTGGAGTGGGCGCTGAGCTGGGAGCGGCAGTTCCTGAGCGTGGTGCGCGACTTCCAGCGGCGCCACCGCCACAACCTCTCGGTCACCTTCATGGCCGAG CGCTCTCTGGAGGACGAGATCAACCGCACGAGCGGGGAGGACATCCCGGTGTTCGCCGTCAGTTACCTGCTGGTGTTCGCCTACATCGCGCTGGCCCTGGGCGAGTACAcggcctggaggaggctcctg GTGGAGTCCAAGGTGACGCTGGCGCTCGGGGGCATCGTGGTGGTGCTGGGCGCCGTGCTGGCCGCCAtggggctgctggcactgctg ggcttgCCCTCGTCCCTCATCATCATCGAGGTCGTGCCCTTCCTCGTGCTGG GTGGCGCCGACAACATCTTCATCTtcgtgcaggagctgcag CAGTCGCATCGGGAGCCGGGCGAGACGCGGGAGCAGCACCTGGGGCGGgtgctggcacaggtggcaccgaGCATGCTGCTCTGCAGCCTCTCCGAGACCATCTGCTTCCTGTTCG GTGCCCTCTCGTCCATGCCCGCCGTGCGCACGTTCGCCCTGACGGCCGCGCTCGCCATCGCGCTGGACTTCGTGCTGCAGATGTCCGGCTTCGTGGCACTGGTGGCGCTCGACAGGCGGCGACAGGAG GCCGGGCGCTTcgacctctgctgctgctgcgggacgGGCAAGGGGGGCAcggccggggcgggccgggggctgctGCGCCCCTTCCTGGAGCGCTGCTACACCCCCGTGCTGCTGCACCCCCTCGTGAGACCCGCCGTG gtgctgctgttcCTGTTCCTGGCCTGCTCCGGGCTCTTCCTGCTCTTCCACGTGTCCGTGGGGCTGG aggagctggcactgcccgag GACTCGTACCTGCTCGACTACTACTCGGCCATGAACCGGTACCTGG GTGGCGTGCCCACCTACTTCGTCACCACGGGCGGGTACAACTTCTCCTCGGAGAACGGCACCAACGCCATCTGCTCCAGCTCGGGCTGCGACGCCAACTCGCTGACGCAGAGCATCCAGCTGGCCACGCGCTACCCCAACGT GTCCTACCTGGCCATCCCGGCCACCTCGTGGCTGGACGATTTCCTGGACTGGCTGAACCCCACGGTGCGCTGCTGCCGCGTCCACCTGAGCGGGCAGCACAAGGGCGAGttctgcccctccaccagct ctgaccccagctgcatCCTGGGGCAGTGCCTGAAGCGGCTGCGCCGCCCCACGGACGAGGAGTTCCAGCGGTTCCTGCCCTGGTTCCTGCAGGACCGgccctccctgcactgccccaaGGG TGGCCTGGGCGCCTACGACACCTCGGTGAGCATGGACGACAATGGCACCATCCTGG CCACCCGGTTCATGGCGTACCAGCGCCCGCTGCGCACGTCGCAGGAGTACACGGGTGCCCTGCGCGCCGCCCGCGCCCTGGCAGAGTACATCACCACCACCCTGCGCGCTGTGCCCGGCACCGACCCCGCCTTCCGCGTCTTCCCCTACAC GGTGACGTACGTGTACTACGAGCAGTACCTGACGGTGGTGCCCGAGGGGCTGCTGACGCTGGCACTGTGCCTGGTGCCCACCTTCGCCgtgtccttcctgctgctgggcatGGACGGGCGCTCCAGCCTGGCCACGCTGCTGACCATTGCcatggcactgctgggcaccgtgGGCTGCATGGCGCTCTGGGCAGTGCCCTACAACGCCGTGGCACTCATCAACCTGGTGGCG gccgtgGGCATCTCGGTGGAGTTCGTGTCCCACATCACCTGCGCCTTCGCCCGCAGCCGCCAGCCCACGCGGGTGGCACGAGCCAAGGAGGCCACGGTCACCATGGGCAGCAAG gtGGTGGCGGGGGTGGCCATGACCAACCTGCCCGGCGTGGTGGTGCTGGCCTTCGCCAAGGCGCGGCTCGTGCAGATTTTCTTCTTCCGCCTCAACCTGATCgtcaccctgctggggctggcacacggGCTCGTGTTCCTGCCCGTGCTGCTCAGCTACGTGG GGCCCGCGCTGCAGGTGCCACCGGGGGAGGACACGCCGGGGGACACCgtgcaggggacagggctgggcctggccaaCCCCGGCTTCaaggacacggacacggacacggacagggacagggacaaggacaaggggaaggacaaggacaaggacaaggacaagggcaaggacaaggacaaggacaaggacaaggacaagggcaAGGGCAAGGACAAGGgcaaggacaaggacagggacaaggacaagggCAAGGGCAAGGACAAGG AGGAACTGTAG
- the LOC134434536 gene encoding small ribosomal subunit protein uS3m-like, with translation MAAAARGLRVLPRALHVPSAARQLHTSPVCLKARAARVRAGKGDKLVTYEQAHAPHHIGHRKGWLSLHTGNLCGEAGAAPRALEDAFLRRFLAGTFPGLLLDEAVLKRRGNLLVLCALLARALPPHKLYFLQGYAETLLGHFYKCPVRLELQTLPARLPYKFI, from the exons atggcggcggccgcgcggggcctgcgg gTCCTTCCCCGTGCCCTCCATGTCCCCAGCGCCGCCCGGCAGCTCCACACCAGTCCCGTGTGCCTCAAG GCGCGGGCGGCACGGGTGCGCGCGGGCAAGGGTGACAAGCTGGTGACGTACGAGCAGGCGCACGCCCCGCACCACATCGGGCACCGCAagggctggctgtccctgcacACCG gtAACCTGTGCGGCGAGgcgggcgcggccccgcgggccctgGAGGACGCGTTCCTGCGGCGCTTCCTGGCCGGGACgttcccggggctgctgctggacGAGGCGGTGCTGAAGCGCCGCGGGAACCTGCTGGTGCTCTGCGCCCTCCTGGCGCGGGCGCTGCCGCCCCACAAGCTCTACTTCCTGCAGGGCTACGCCGAGACCCTGCTCGGCCACTTCTACAAGTGCCCCGTGCGCCTGGAGCTGCAGACCCTGCCCGCCCGCCTGCCATACAAGTTCATCTAG
- the LOC134434533 gene encoding uncharacterized protein C2orf42-like — protein MLGNAGKRRAMDPCPGRPKAPSFLSDLGKATLRGIRKCPRCGTYNGTRGLSCKNKTCGAVFRAGARRAPGAADAVRLLGGAQGQLYSVRQRQRRCFVELGVSETAIQTPEGTLITQLSSGRCHAPACAGRAEGQCQHLKLALGCRAEATALPLKSSVLGAVQAPAEAKRSLWELAAEPSGPLVQRVTKSVLVVKCQASPRHSLGYLHASFGQRRFSCACRVPGHGRAKGERREDEEEEGEEEEEEEEEEEEESPPARCIHFLACICAFASDESLAQEFSEFLTADGSGLKGTLIPQLLRGPGPTARARGAAAARARRRRKDLGTGPQVPGPLLAPEPAHPNPRRSSLRKLPVVSSSPSPSSSSSSLKRHGCPQALDESQVSLSFQEWLGSVTERIHQTMHYQFEGHPEPLVFHIPQSFFEALQQRISSGSGKKRLPNSTTAFVRRDALPLGTFSKYTWHITNVLQVKQIFDTPEVPLEITRSFVQNRDGSYEPFRSPRVEVESVPEGLGPHDRQPPLRPLELQTFLKVGHTSPTQKEPTPFTIEWIPDILPRSRLGELRLKFQYGHHGGPRQPPGRGTPPEPPLGSVAFP, from the exons ATGCTGGGAAACGCCGGAAAACGCCG CGCCATGGACCCGTGCCCGGGCAGGCCCAAGGCCCCGTCCTTCCTGTCCGACCTGGGCAAGGCCACGCTGCGCGGCATCCGCAAGTGCCCTCGCTGCGGCACCTACAACGGCACGCGGGGGCTCAGCTGCAAGAACAAGACGTGCGGGGCCGTGTTCCGGGCGGgcgcccgccgcgccccgggCGCCGCCGACGCCGTGCGCCTGCTGGGCGGCGCCCAGGGCCAGCTGTACTCGGTGCGCCAGCGCCAGCGCCGCTGCTTCGTGGAGCTGGGGGTGTCCGAGACGGCCATCCAGACCCCGGAGGGCACCCTGATCACCCAGCTGAGCTCGGGGCGCTGCCACGCGCCCGCCTGCGCCGGCCGGGCCgaggggcagtgccagcacctgaAGCTGGCGCTGGGCTGCCGGGCCGAGGCCACGGCGCTGCCGCTCAAGAGCTCGGTGCTGGGCGCGGTGCAGGCGCCCGCCGAGGCCAAGCGCAGCCTGTGGGAGCTGGCCGCCGAGCCCTCGGGGCCGCTGGTGCAGAGGGTGACCAAGAGCGTGCTGGTGGTCAagtgccaggccagccccaggcACAGCCTGGGCTACCTGCACGCCAGCTTCGGGCAGCGCCGCTTCTCCTGCGCCTGCCGCGTGCCCGGCCACGGCCGTGCCAAGGGGGAGCGgcgggaggacgaggaggaggagggggaggaagaggaggaggaggaggaggaggaggaggaggagtcgcCCCCCGCGCGCTGCATCCATTTCCTGGCCTGCATCTGCGCCTTCGCCAGCGAcgagagcctggcccaggagTTCTCCGAGTTCCTCACGGCCGACGGCAGCG gtctCAAGGGGACGCTGATCCCGCAGCTGCTCCGGGGCCCCGGCCCCACAGCGCGGGCACGGGGGGCGGCTGCTGCCagggccaggaggaggaggaaggacctgggcacag GCCCGCAGGTGCCCGGGCCCCTCCTGGCTCCAGAGCCAGCTCATCCCAACCCCAGGAGGAGCAGCCTGAGGAAGCTGCCCGTGGTCTCCTCCTCACCTTccccatcctcatcatcctcctcatTGAAGAGACACG gctgtccccaggcGCTGGATGagtcccaggtgtccctgtccttCCAGGagtggctgggcagtgtcacagaGCGCATCCACCAGACCATGCACTACCAGTTTGAGG GCCACCCAGAGCCGCTGGTTTTCCACATCCCCCAGTCCTTCTTCGAGGCTCTGCAGCAGCGAATCTCCAGCGGCAGCGGCAAGAAGAGGCTGCCCAACTCCACCACGG CCTTCGTGCGCAGGGACGCGCTGCCCCTGGGCACCTTCTCCAAGTACACCTGGCACATCACCAACGTCCTGCAGGTCAAGCAGATCTTCGACACGCCCGAG gTGCCGCTGGAGATCACCCGGAGCTTCGTGCAGAACCGCGACGGCTCCTACGAGCCCTTCCGCAGCCCCCGCGTGGAGGTGGAGAGCGTGCCCGAGGGGCTGGGCCCGCACGACAGGCAGCCCCCGCTGCggcccctggagctgcagaccTTCCTCAAAGTCG GCCACACGTCCCCCACGCAGAAGGAGCCCACGCCCTTCACCATCGAGTGGATCCCCGACATCCTGCCCCGCTCCCGCCTGGGCGAGCTGCGCCTCAAGTTCCAGTACGGGCACCACGGGGGGCCCCGGCAGCCCCCCGGCCGCGGGaccccccccgagccccccctgGGCTCCGTCGCCTTCCCCTGA